The following proteins come from a genomic window of Nitrospira sp.:
- a CDS encoding glutamate synthase subunit beta — MGDPKGFMKYAREGPKRKPIELRVLDWKEMYEPITEDKLKVQGARCMDCGVPFCQGTTGCPVVNLIPEWNDLVYRGRWKDALKALHTTNNFPEFTGRLCPAPCEGACVLGINEDPVSIRVLEWNIIDRGFNEGYVEPVLPVVKTGKTVAIVGSGPSGLAAAQQLARAGHSVTLFEKSDRIGGLLRYGIPDFKMEKWVIDRRLEQMKAEGVEFKTGVAIGKDITGEQLRKQFDAVGLTMGAEQARELPIPGRELKGVHLAMEYLTQQNKRTAGIAVTDEPITAKGKRVIVIGGGDTGSDCVGTAHRQGCAEVHQFELLPEPPPSRSSSTPWPLWPMQLRTSHAHEEGCDRQWSISTTKFTGHNGQVTKLHANKVKFEAGKFVPIPNSDFDMDADLVLLAMGFTGPVKNGLLDSLGVKYDQRGAVSVDDGFMTNLDGVFAGGDTKRGASLIVWAIAEGRKMAAGINQYLQAGKSAKQSAK, encoded by the coding sequence ATGGGCGATCCAAAGGGTTTCATGAAATATGCCCGCGAGGGCCCCAAGCGGAAACCGATCGAGCTGCGCGTGCTCGATTGGAAGGAAATGTACGAGCCCATCACCGAGGACAAGCTCAAGGTCCAGGGCGCGCGTTGCATGGATTGCGGAGTGCCGTTTTGCCAGGGCACGACCGGCTGCCCCGTCGTCAACCTGATCCCCGAGTGGAACGACCTCGTCTACCGCGGCCGTTGGAAAGACGCGCTCAAGGCGCTGCACACCACGAATAATTTCCCCGAGTTCACCGGCCGTCTTTGCCCGGCTCCCTGCGAAGGCGCCTGCGTGCTCGGCATCAACGAGGATCCGGTCTCCATCCGCGTGCTGGAGTGGAACATCATTGACCGGGGTTTCAACGAAGGCTATGTCGAGCCGGTGTTGCCGGTCGTGAAGACGGGCAAGACTGTGGCCATTGTGGGTTCCGGTCCATCCGGCTTAGCCGCCGCGCAGCAACTCGCGCGCGCCGGCCATAGCGTCACCCTGTTCGAAAAGTCCGACCGCATCGGCGGCTTGCTGCGCTACGGTATCCCGGATTTTAAAATGGAAAAGTGGGTCATTGACCGGCGGCTGGAGCAGATGAAGGCCGAAGGCGTCGAATTCAAGACCGGCGTGGCCATCGGAAAAGATATCACCGGCGAGCAGCTGCGTAAGCAGTTCGATGCCGTGGGATTGACCATGGGCGCGGAGCAGGCCCGCGAGCTGCCGATTCCCGGCCGCGAGCTGAAGGGCGTGCACCTCGCCATGGAATATCTCACTCAGCAGAACAAGCGGACGGCGGGCATCGCCGTCACGGATGAGCCCATCACCGCCAAGGGCAAGCGGGTCATCGTTATCGGCGGCGGCGATACCGGGTCCGACTGCGTCGGCACGGCGCATCGCCAGGGCTGCGCGGAAGTGCATCAGTTTGAATTGTTGCCGGAGCCGCCTCCCTCCCGGTCGAGTTCGACCCCCTGGCCCCTCTGGCCGATGCAGCTGCGGACGTCGCATGCGCACGAAGAGGGTTGCGACCGGCAGTGGAGCATCTCGACGACGAAGTTTACCGGCCACAACGGCCAGGTCACGAAGCTCCATGCGAACAAAGTGAAGTTTGAAGCAGGAAAGTTTGTGCCCATCCCCAACAGTGACTTCGATATGGACGCGGATCTCGTCCTGCTCGCCATGGGCTTCACCGGTCCGGTGAAGAACGGCCTGCTCGACAGCCTCGGTGTGAAGTACGATCAACGCGGGGCCGTGTCGGTCGATGACGGCTTCATGACCAACCTCGACGGCGTCTTTGCCGGCGGCGACACCAAGCGCGGCGCCTCCCTCATCGTCTGGGCGATCGCCGAAGGCCGCAAAATGGCGGCGGGGATCAACCAGTATCTGCAAGCCGGGAAATCTGCAAAGCAGTCAGCGAAGTAA
- a CDS encoding helix-turn-helix domain-containing protein has translation MVREETVRMSVQELKRVHVIRQAMNKALRQREAGEVLGLTARQIRRLIQRVRAEGDAGLVHRSRGTPSNRRYRPALKARVLRLYAKHYRDFGPTLAAEQLAERHGIMLSAETLRQWLRARGIAHFTRRKRPHRAWRARKAHVGELVQLDGSHHDWFEGRGLRCVLMAYIDDASSRVCARFYEYEGTIPAMDSFER, from the coding sequence ATGGTCAGAGAGGAGACGGTGCGGATGAGTGTGCAGGAGTTGAAGCGGGTCCATGTGATCCGGCAAGCGATGAACAAAGCCCTGCGGCAGCGGGAGGCTGGCGAGGTATTGGGGTTGACGGCACGTCAGATACGGCGGCTGATCCAGCGGGTCCGGGCCGAAGGCGATGCGGGTCTCGTGCATCGGAGTCGAGGCACGCCCTCGAACCGACGGTACCGGCCCGCACTGAAGGCCCGGGTGCTCCGACTGTATGCGAAGCACTATCGCGACTTTGGGCCAACCCTCGCGGCGGAGCAGCTGGCCGAGCGGCATGGGATTATGCTCAGTGCCGAGACCTTGCGGCAGTGGTTGCGGGCGCGCGGGATCGCACATTTCACGCGGCGGAAGCGGCCCCATCGGGCGTGGCGGGCCCGGAAAGCTCACGTGGGCGAGTTGGTGCAGCTGGACGGCTCGCATCATGACTGGTTCGAGGGGCGTGGACTCCGGTGTGTGCTGATGGCCTACATCGACGATGCCAGCAGTCGGGTGTGTGCCCGGTTCTATGAGTATGAAGGCACGATCCCCGCGATGGACAGCTTCGAACGGTAG
- a CDS encoding DJ-1/PfpI family protein, with translation MKTAFVIFDRLTAMDFIGVYDPLTRLKSMQLIPGFEWDVCAFAAGIEDDKGLRITPSVVGEPLSKYDLIVVPGGFGTRILQHDKAFIAWLRTSEPVKLKASVCTGSLLLGAAGFLKDKRATTHPSAFEELKPYCAQVVDERVVDEGGIITARGVTSAIDLGLYLVERLAGAEARTRVAKQMDYPYVWQATGERNAI, from the coding sequence ATGAAAACAGCGTTCGTCATTTTTGATCGGTTGACAGCGATGGACTTCATAGGTGTCTACGATCCGCTCACGCGCCTTAAGTCGATGCAACTCATACCTGGGTTCGAATGGGACGTCTGCGCCTTTGCTGCGGGCATAGAGGATGACAAGGGGCTCCGCATTACACCTAGCGTCGTGGGTGAGCCACTGTCCAAATATGACCTCATCGTTGTGCCGGGCGGATTCGGTACGCGGATTCTTCAGCATGACAAGGCATTTATTGCCTGGCTCCGCACCTCGGAGCCGGTTAAGCTCAAAGCGTCCGTCTGCACCGGCTCACTCTTACTTGGTGCGGCGGGCTTCTTGAAGGACAAACGTGCCACAACGCACCCGAGCGCCTTCGAGGAGTTGAAGCCGTACTGTGCTCAAGTTGTTGATGAACGTGTGGTGGACGAAGGCGGGATTATCACGGCTCGCGGCGTTACATCGGCAATTGATCTTGGGCTCTACTTGGTCGAACGGCTCGCTGGTGCGGAAGCGCGGACACGTGTAGCAAAGCAAATGGACTACCCCTACGTTTGGCAAGCAACGGGCGAAAGAAATGCCATATAA
- a CDS encoding addiction module protein — MTARAVALEKQARKLPATERERLAERLLVQMKHEPLTAVDEAWIAEAEKRFAAWKRKATKAVVARTALCEIREELRR, encoded by the coding sequence ATGACTGCACGAGCGGTGGCCCTCGAAAAACAGGCTCGGAAGTTGCCGGCCACGGAACGCGAGCGGTTGGCTGAACGACTGCTTGTGCAGATGAAGCACGAACCGCTCACCGCCGTAGACGAAGCGTGGATTGCAGAGGCCGAGAAGCGATTCGCCGCGTGGAAGCGAAAGGCGACCAAGGCGGTCGTTGCCCGTACGGCGCTCTGTGAAATCCGCGAGGAACTTCGTCGTTGA
- a CDS encoding type II toxin-antitoxin system RelE/ParE family toxin: MRVRLDPAAKSEIRQAALFYEDCREGLGREFLDSVESAFEQIHRHPAVWRILKGRFRRYLLQRFPYGVIYAVDEDVIYIAAVMHLKRKPGYWVSRGKT; this comes from the coding sequence TTGAGAGTTCGCCTCGATCCTGCCGCGAAGTCGGAAATCCGCCAAGCCGCATTGTTTTATGAAGATTGCCGTGAGGGGCTCGGGCGAGAGTTTTTGGACTCGGTTGAATCAGCCTTCGAGCAGATTCATCGACATCCCGCCGTGTGGCGCATCCTCAAGGGCCGGTTCCGTCGTTACCTCCTCCAGCGTTTTCCCTATGGCGTCATCTATGCTGTGGATGAGGATGTGATCTATATTGCGGCTGTCATGCACCTGAAGCGGAAGCCTGGTTATTGGGTGTCGCGAGGCAAGACTTAA
- a CDS encoding DUF5069 domain-containing protein, with translation MTNYPRSPKALLGGIAHLGRFIDKIRLRNAGQIQDYNYITAGFDKYLVDFLGIDPKAFEQKVLAGGTDEQLLAWVVANGKPHSHEEIAQWSQGLLSSGPKEDATRQRFQGRLDEIAKKRGVPVSSLPPASTWVDAIELDEGRM, from the coding sequence ATGACGAACTATCCCCGCAGTCCCAAAGCCCTGCTCGGTGGCATCGCTCACCTGGGGCGGTTTATCGACAAGATTCGGCTCCGCAATGCCGGTCAGATTCAGGACTACAACTACATCACGGCCGGGTTCGACAAGTATCTGGTCGATTTTCTGGGGATCGATCCGAAGGCGTTTGAGCAAAAAGTATTAGCCGGTGGAACGGATGAGCAATTGCTCGCCTGGGTGGTGGCGAATGGGAAGCCGCACTCACACGAGGAGATTGCCCAGTGGTCGCAGGGGCTTCTCTCTTCCGGCCCCAAAGAGGATGCGACGCGCCAACGGTTTCAGGGCCGTCTTGATGAGATTGCGAAGAAGCGCGGCGTGCCGGTCAGCTCGCTTCCTCCAGCTTCCACATGGGTCGATGCGATCGAGTTGGACGAAGGACGTATGTAG
- a CDS encoding NlpC/P60 family protein — protein sequence MSANPRRLTLIGTTVVILTLVGCASTPVARVPASRFEVTPVQKSPSATATRTGIVHTATKLLGARLIESNGRRVAYDCAGVTRAIYLEHGIDLYNSSTTDRRANGVRLIYNHMRQHGRLHQGPIVQPGDLVFFDNTWDFNGDGMLNDPLTHVGVVERIEPDGTVVFISRVAEAVERYRMNLALPHVHKTADGRILNDYIRRKRQTDPEEMGHLAGELFTFYGTRIAQ from the coding sequence ATGTCCGCTAACCCGCGACGCCTCACACTGATCGGCACCACGGTAGTCATCCTGACGCTCGTCGGCTGCGCCAGCACACCCGTGGCGCGCGTGCCCGCCTCCCGCTTCGAGGTCACGCCGGTCCAGAAATCGCCCTCTGCCACCGCCACCAGAACCGGAATCGTCCATACCGCCACCAAGCTCCTCGGCGCCAGACTGATCGAGAGTAACGGGAGACGCGTGGCCTATGACTGCGCCGGTGTCACCCGCGCCATCTACCTCGAACATGGCATCGATCTGTATAACAGCAGCACGACGGATCGGCGGGCGAACGGCGTTCGACTGATTTACAACCACATGCGGCAGCACGGACGGCTCCACCAGGGACCGATCGTGCAACCCGGCGATCTCGTCTTCTTCGACAACACCTGGGACTTCAATGGCGACGGCATGTTGAACGATCCGCTGACCCACGTCGGCGTGGTCGAACGGATCGAACCAGACGGCACTGTGGTGTTTATCAGCCGCGTCGCGGAAGCCGTCGAACGCTACCGCATGAATCTAGCGCTCCCCCACGTCCATAAGACGGCAGACGGACGCATCCTGAACGACTACATCCGCCGCAAACGGCAGACCGATCCGGAAGAGATGGGCCATCTGGCCGGCGAGCTCTTCACCTTCTACGGAACCCGCATCGCGCAATAA